ACCAAGACAGTCAGCGAAGCAGAACTGGGCATTAAGGTTAGCAGCAATGAGAAAACAGCGGAAACACCAGATGGGGCCGTTGCGGTCAACGCACAACCGGAGACGATGCAGTGGCCGGTTAAAGACAAATCTTTGGTTAGTGTATCAATCCCGTTCTATGACACCAATGCAGCAAATGATGTGAAGCAGGCGGCTATGATCCAATATAACGATCAATTGACGCCGCATACAGCGATTGACTTGAAAACCAAAGACGGCGCGGCATTCGATGTCCTGGCTGCTTTGAGCGGGAAAGTTACAGCTGTAGATCAGAACCCAGTTGTAGGCAGTCTGGTTGAGATTACGCACACCAATGGCTTGATTAGCGTCTACCAAAGCTTGTCAGACGTCAAAGTTGTCAAAGGTG
Above is a genomic segment from Paenibacillus sp. HWE-109 containing:
- a CDS encoding M23 family metallopeptidase, with the protein product MSDQNKGFQKEEAPKTVQGAQGSPSAWKRLLAKKWVFPATYVAAAAIILTLMWVYQDTGTKTVSEAELGIKVSSNEKTAETPDGAVAVNAQPETMQWPVKDKSLVSVSIPFYDTNAANDVKQAAMIQYNDQLTPHTAIDLKTKDGAAFDVLAALSGKVTAVDQNPVVGSLVEITHTNGLISVYQSLSDVKVVKGAEVKKGDIIAKAGRNEFEKEDGVHLHFEVRQTSDNAAVNPETLLNAKQ